In a single window of the Neospora caninum Liverpool complete genome, chromosome VIIa genome:
- a CDS encoding putative microneme protein MIC11, producing the protein MQTGRQSVSVALLGLTTMIFLAGLSEGVDIPVRFGPETARADLLNKVSERVFSLVETTEDDESASSIVKAAFKSALKQVLTAVKGEVEKTCEELADLAAERIRDAENRGEEHQEKEHDDVSDFVFLDSSKKSETSIRPHGFLQETKFVDTLKALAKGALKSLAVPMKAAIVEGVKPMLPKLKSTAVEIFKQACQQAEEKVQEA; encoded by the exons ATGCAGACCGGAAGACAGTCCGTCTCTGTTGCCCTTTTGGGGCTGACTACCATGATCTTTCTTGCTG GACTGTCCGAGGGAGTGGACATCCCAGTCAGATTCGGGCCAGAGACCGCCCGCGCTGACCTCCTGAACAAGGTGTCGGAGAGAG ttttttctctggtcGAAACGACTGAAGATGACGAAAGCGCCTCAAGTATCGTGAAAGCCGCGTTCAAGAGTGCCCTGAAGCAGGTTCTTACTGCAGTGAAAGGAGAAGTCGAGAAAACATGCGAGGAACTTGCGGATCTCGCAGCGGAGAGAATCCGCGATGCGGAAAACCGTGGAGAAGAGCatcaagagaaagaacacgATGACGTTTCAG ATTTCGTCTTTTTGGATTCTTCGAAAAAGAGTGAAACGTCTATCAGACCGCACGGCTTCCTTCAAGAGACGAAGTTCGTGGACACGCTGAAGGCTCTCGCGAAAGGAGCACTGAagtctctcgctgttcccATGAAAGCTGCAATTGTTGAAGGCGTAAAGCCAATGCTCCCGAAACTCAAGAGTACAGCGGTGGAAATCTTTAAACAGGCGTGTCaacaggcggaagagaaggtcCAGGAAGCATAG